The genomic stretch AAATGGTTTAAGTACTGAATCTCCTAAATTTTCCATTTCTAAAAATACTGCTGCTAGTAAATCGTTAATTTGTTCGGGTGCAACTTTTTGATTTATTCCTACACTCATGGTGCGTTGAAATAACCAAGTTACAGCTAAATTTGGCTGATAAGGTTGTAGTAATGATAAATCATTTTGACTTAAGCGATCGCATTCTAACGCCTGATGAATTCCATTCGTTAACCTCTCCAAATGCCGCACCATTGCGCCAAATCCACCAAAACTTAAAGGAGATTGTACGCCGCTGCTATCTCCCACTGGTAAAATGCGATCGAAGGGCATTTTTATCGGACTTTGACGATAGCTAGGAAAAAAACCAAACAAAGCTCTGACAAATTCTAATTGTGCTAATTGTACATTTTGATATTCTGGTAAAAGCCGTAAATATTCACCAAAAAACTCTTCTAAACTTGGACGTTGGGGTTTAGCATCTAAATAGGTAAACATATAAGTTGTTCTGCCATCCCTGGCGGGAAAAGCTTCCCAAAAATATTGGCATTGATTTTCTAACGGTGTAAAAGAATAGATTAAATCTCCAGTTTCATTTTCAGGAAAACCTTTAGCGCAAGTTCCTACCACTAAGCAAACACTATCAGGTTTTTGTCCTTGTCTTGCTTGTTGCACAATGGGAGAAAAATTGCCCATTGCATCAATTAATAGTCGAGTTTTTAAATTTTCATTTGTTTCTACTAATATCCCATCTGGATGAATCACTGCGCCTTGAAAAGGTGAATTTTCCAAGAGTTTACCACCAGCAGCTAGAAATTTTAATTTAAGCGTTTCCAATA from Phormidium ambiguum IAM M-71 encodes the following:
- a CDS encoding FAD-dependent oxidoreductase, whose amino-acid sequence is MTLTEQILSKIPGNALEGLRRVDRLWQSLKEDALPVPQLVKQSELPLGTVDWDVVICGGTLGILIGATLANLGWRVAVIERGILRGRDQEWNISRKELEVFLELNLLTETELKKAIATQYNPARVGFLGGKDIWVTDILNIGIDPVYLLETLKLKFLAAGGKLLENSPFQGAVIHPDGILVETNENLKTRLLIDAMGNFSPIVQQARQGQKPDSVCLVVGTCAKGFPENETGDLIYSFTPLENQCQYFWEAFPARDGRTTYMFTYLDAKPQRPSLEEFFGEYLRLLPEYQNVQLAQLEFVRALFGFFPSYRQSPIKMPFDRILPVGDSSGVQSPLSFGGFGAMVRHLERLTNGIHQALECDRLSQNDLSLLQPYQPNLAVTWLFQRTMSVGINQKVAPEQINDLLAAVFLEMENLGDSVLKPFLQDVVKFSALTKALLKTQFSHPEIVIKIIPQVGILALIDWLVHYFNLAAYTGLNQLGESIQPWVKELPPAPKYYLQRWIDAWKYGSGGDY